A genomic window from Gossypium hirsutum isolate 1008001.06 chromosome D12, Gossypium_hirsutum_v2.1, whole genome shotgun sequence includes:
- the LOC107944728 gene encoding uncharacterized protein, producing MNKRVTRDQNGMRLKNKRLIGKYPPILKRTVLRGPKWNKRERSGEKTEKKKSFHFHFSTKTERESLRFSQHSQPSESGEDPATGAPPAATVRGGGTPKVRRFSVISKVVSEGVRRMVAGDRRAVVTVGMRGGWRLKS from the exons ATGAATAAAAGGGTCACCAGGGACCAAAATGGGATGCGCTTAAAGAATAAGAGACTGATAGGGAAATATCCCCCAATCTTAAAACGCACCGTTCTGCGCGGACCAAAATGGAACAAACGCGAAAGAAGTGGG gaaaaaacagaaaaaaaaaaatcatttcacttTCATTTTTCAACAAAAACAGAGAGAGAGTCTCTAAGATTCTCTCAACACTCTCAGCCCTCGGAATCCGGCGAGGACCCAGCCACCGGAGCACCACCGGCCGCCACTGTGCGCGGCGGTGGGACGCCCAAAGTTCGTCGCTTTTCGGTGATTTCAAAG GTGGTGTCAGAGGGCGTCAGACGCATGGTGGCCGGTGATAGGCGAGCGGTGGTGACAGTGGGCATGCGTGGAGGCTGGCGGCTGAAGAGTTAG
- the LOC107947180 gene encoding cellulose synthase-like protein G3 isoform X1, translating into MITIHCRANLQPLTNMEKPPLRDYTATNAASAPPLLNTLTPSRRTSSNRAFAAVYTCAIVALFYRHTQTLLSSKTLVSFYVTLTLFVSDLILAFNWASGQAFRMRPVYRKEFPENLEKVVKTSDLPGLDVFICTADPYKEPPISVVNTALSVMAYDYPTEKISVYVSDDGGSAFTLFAFMEAARFAAHWLPFCRKNDIAKRNPDEYFATDYKMSSETEDIKIMYESMKMRVEHVVETGKISEEYNTSDEVRQVFSQWSIDGFTRQNHPTVIQVLLDQNKDKDITGNCLPNLVYVSRQKSKTSPHHFKAGALNVLVRVSAAMTNAPVILTLDCDMYSNDPTTPLRALCYILDPEMQSNLGYVQFPQEYHGLNKSDIYACEHKRLFKVHPVGYDGLCGPNYVGTGCFFRRRALCGGPSTLILPEIDGLCPDSVVNKPLTAPSVLELAHHVAGCNYENQTKWGSKIGFRYGSLVEDYYTGYRMKCEGWRSIFCYPETAAFLGDVPFNLLDVLSQNKRWAIGLLEVAFSRYSTITFGVKSMGLFMGLGYSYYAFWAILTIPITTYCLLPQLALLNELSIFPKVSDPWFLLYMFLFLGAYGQDLLEFVVDGGTIQRWWSDQRMWIMRGLSCHAFGLTEFVVKSIGIPAEGFNVTSKIINDEESKRYEQGVFEFGVPSPLFVTLTMAAIINLLSLIIGLVHFIVDGGSNKEGLVMQLVLTGLIVMNCLPVYQAIALRSDKGKMPTKTTVTATLLASAVYVVASLFLK; encoded by the exons ATGATAACGATACATTGTAGAGCTAATTTACAGCCGCTAACAAATATGGAAAAGCCTCCTCTAAGAGATTATACCGCCACGAACGCCGCCAGTGCACCTCCGCTACTTAACACACTTACGCCTTCCCGCCGTACAAGCTCAAACCGTGCCTTTGCCGCAGTTTACACGTGTGCCATCGTAGCCTTGTTCTACCGCCATACACAAACACTCCTCAGCTCCAAAACCCTAGTTTCTTTCTACGTAACCCTTACGTTGTTCGTCTCCGACCTCATCCTTGCCTTCAACTGGGCTAGCGGGCAAGCTTTCCGCATGCGTCCGGTTTACCGTAAAGAATTCCCCGAAAACCTCGAAAAGGTGGTGAAAACAAGTGATTTACCGGGGCTGGACGTGTTCATATGTACGGCAGACCCGTACAAGGAGCCTCCAATAAGTGTGGTGAACACGGCCTTATCAGTGATGGCGTACGATTATCCGACAGAGAAGATATCGGTGTACGTATCGGACGATGGAGGATCGGCTTTCACTCTCTTTGCTTTCATGGAAGCTGCTAGGTTTGCTGCCCACTGGTTACCATTTTGTAGGAAGAACGACATAGCGAAAAGGAACCCCGATGAATATTTTGCGACCGATTATAAGATGAGTTCTGAAACTGAAGATATTAAG ATAATGTACGAAAGCATGAAAATGAGAGTCGAACACGTCGTTGAAACAGGAAAAATTAGTGAGGAATACAACACCAGCGATGAAGTCCGTCAGGTTTTCAGTCAATGGAGTATTGATGGATTTACCCGTCAAAATCACCCCACAGTGATCCAG GTTTTATTGGACCAAAATAAAGACAAAGACATCACAGGCAATTGCTTGCCCAACCTGGTTTATGTCTCTAGGCAAAAAAGCAAGACATCCCCTCATCATTTCAAAGCCGGTGCACTTAATGTcctg gtCCGAGTTTCTGCTGCCATGACCAATGCACCTGTTATTTTAACCTTAGACTGTGACATGTACTCCAATGATCCCACAACACCTCTCCGAGCTCTGTGTTATATTTTAGACCCTGAAATGCAAAGCAATTTGGGTTACGTTCAGTTTCCTCAAGAGTACCATGGGCTCAACAAGAGTGACATTTATGCTTGTGAGCATAAACGTTTGTTTAAAGTTCATCCCGTCGGCTATGACGGATTATGCGGCCCTAATTATGTAGGAACTGGCTGCTTTTTTCGCCGGCGAGCTTTGTGCGGCGGCCCTTCAACTTTGATTTTACCGGAAATCGATGGTTTATGTCCTGATTCTGTCGTGAACAAGCCCTTAACTGCCCCATCGGTTCTTGAATTAGCACACCATGTTGCTGGATGCAATTATGAAAACCAGACCAAATGGGGGTCTAAG ATTGGGTTCAGATATGGATCACTTGTGGAGGACTATTACACAGGCTATCGTATGAAATGTGAAGGATGGAGGTCCATATTCTGCTACCCCGAAACGGCAGCCTTTTTAGGAGATGTACCCTTCAACCTTCTTGATGTTCTCAGCCAAAACAAGAGATGGGCAATTGGACTCCTGGAAGTGGCGTTTTCAAGATATAGTACCATAACATTTGGTGTCAAATCCATGGGGTTGTTCATGGGTTTAGGTTATTCATACTATGCATTTTGGGCCATTTTGACAATCCCAATCACTACGTATTGCTTACTTCCTCAGCTTGCTCTCCTTAATGAACTCAGCATCTTCCCAAAGGTCTCAGACCCATGGTTTCTCCTTTACATGTTCCTTTTCCTCGGAGCATATGGGCAAGACCTGCTGGAGTTTGTGGTCGATGGGGGTACAATACAAAGATGGTGGAGTGACCAAAGAATGTGGATTATGAGAGGGCTTTCATGTCACGCCTTCGGATTGACCGAGTTCGTGGTCAAGTCCATCGGCATTCCCGCCGAGGGTTTCAACGTGACCAGTAAGATCATCAATGATGAGGAAAGCAAAAGGTACGAGCAAGGGGTGTTTGAGTTTGGGGTACCGTCGCCCTTGTTTGTAACACTAACAATGGCAGCAATAATCAACCTGTTATCGTTAATCATCGGACTGGTACATTTTATCGTCGATGGCGGTAGCAATAAGGAAGGGCTTGTTATGCAGTTGGTGTTGACAGGGTTGATTGTGATGAATTGCTTGCCGGTTTATCAAGCCATAGCGTTGAGGAGTGATAAAGGGAAAATGCCTACTAAAACTACCGTTACGGCCACGTTACTAGCATCGGCTGTTTATGTAGTGGCTTCTCTGTTTCTCAAGTGA
- the LOC107947174 gene encoding dof zinc finger protein DOF4.6 — protein MDTAQWPQEIVVKPIEEIVTNTCPKPTGLERKIRPQKEQALNCPRCNSTNTKFCYYNNYSLTQPRYFCKTCRRYWTEGGSLRNIPVGGGSRKNKRSSTSSSSSISTSLTSSKKLPGLVTPPSLSPCSTQNPKIHDGQDLNLAFPTASQGYRSLSELVQVPLENNNKNQIPSSSSSSPTTSQLSALELLTGITSRGFNSFIPMPVPDPNTVYTPGNFPMQDFKPTLNFSLDGLGNGYGSLHGVQETTGRLLFPFEDLKQVSTTTDIDQHKDQGDSTGYWTGMLGGGSW, from the exons ATGGATACTGCTCAATGGCCACAG GAGATAGTGGTGAAACCAATAGAAGAGATAGTCACAAATACATGTCCAAAGCCAACAGGTTTAGAGAGGAAAATAAGACCTCAAAAAGAACAAGCTTTGAACTGTCCAAGGTGCAATTCAACAAACACCAAATTCTGCTATTACAACAATTACAGTCTCACTCAACCTAGGTACTTTTGCAAGACTTGTAGAAGGTATTGGACTGAAGGTGGTTCCCTTAGAAACATCCCTGTTGGTGGTGGTTCAAGGAAGAACAAGAGATCATCTACgtcatcttcttcttctatttCTACTTCTTTAACATCATCCAAAAAGCTACCTGGTTTGGTTACACCACCTAGCTTATCCCCGTGTTCTACTCAAAACCCTAAGATCCATGATGGTCAAGATCTCAACCTAGCTTTCCCTACAGCTAGTCAAGGCTATAGGAGTCTCTCTGAATTGGTTCAAGTTCCCTTAGAAAACAATAATAAGAACCAAATCCCTAGCTCTTCTTCTTCATCACCTACTACTTCTCAACTTTCAGCTTTGGAGTTGCTAACTGGAATCACTTCCAGGGGGTTTAATTCTTTCATCCCCATGCCTGTTCCAGATCCAAACACAGTGTATACACCTGGTAATTTTCCCATGCAAGATTTTAAACCAACACTGAATTTCTCCTTGGATGGACTTGGAAATGGATATGGGAGTCTCCATGGTGTTCAAGAGACAACTGGGAGGCTTTTGTTTCCATTTGAAGATCTGAAACAAGTTTCCACCACAACTGATATTGATCAACATAAAGATCAAGGTGATTCAACTGGTTATTGGACTGGTATGTTAGGTGGTGGATCATGGTAA
- the LOC107947179 gene encoding 30S ribosomal protein S6 alpha, chloroplastic yields the protein MASPTSALTNSPFCPHLLPQFSPLPVLSFTHSLKPILPKLKSLISLKRDNHPSTLTVKAQTLDFSGSFFEGGFGSDDDPPSQPGSGITALEDKEEPQCPPGLRQYETMAVLRPDMSEDERLALTQKYEELLVAGGGMYIEVFNRGVIPLAYSIKKKNKAGETNTYLDGIYLLFTYFTKPESMTALEAALNTDDDVIRSTSFKIRKRKYN from the exons ATGGCATCTCCAACTTCTGCTCTAACCAATTCCCCGTTTTGCCCCCATCTTCTCCCCCAATTCTCTCCTCTACCCGTCCTCTCCTTCACTCACAGCCTCAAACCTATCCTGCCAAAGCTCAAGTCTCTGATTTCCCTCAAAAGAGACAACCACCCCTCAACCTTAACCGTCAAAGCCCAGACCTTGGACTTCTCCGGCTCATTCTTTGAGGGTGGTTTCGGCTCCGATGATGACCCGCCTTCCCAACCCGGCTCTGGCATAACCGCCTTGGAGGATAAAGAGGAACCCCAATGCCCACCGGGCCTCCGACAGTACGAGACAATGGCCGTCTTGAGACCCGACATGTCTGAAGATGAAAGGCTTGCTCTTACCCAGAAGTACGAGGAG CTTCTTGTCGCCGGTGGTGGCATGTATATTGAGGTATTTAATAGAGGGGTCATCCCATTAGCTTACAGCatcaagaagaaaaataaagctgGGGAAACCAACACATACTTGGATGGCATTTACCTCCTCTTTACCTACTTTACAAAACCTGAGTCGATGACGGCTCTCGAAGCGGCCTTGAATACAGACGATGATGTTATCCGCTCAACCAGCTTCAAGATAAGGAAGAGGAAGTATAATTAG
- the LOC107947176 gene encoding protein ABIL2, which yields MSSVSVPQESSHSDELLMQQGLLFSDTLKDLKSLRKQLYSAADYFERTYNEEEQKELVEDTLKDYAIKALINTVDHLGSVAYKVNNFLDDKMVEISGMDLRLSCLEQRLRTCREFVSLGGLSQQSLVFEAHNKHHKRYIFPVEQTLNDVAETIFEFHPDRMPARLDLHQFNNIDIQAVAAETPSESITDAFYALHSPQSLPRKSPQLFTSISMNQRQENRSNSPRQFLLPRSGSVMQRSSSPSHSNAKKRWPSEPRRTVSMSTSLAERERAKDMEQYSSKGKRLLKAMLSLRKSKKNVTLHKFLDEN from the exons ATGAGTTCAGTTTCTGTTCCTCAAGAATCTTCCCACAGTGATGAACTGTTAATGCAGCAGGGTTTGCTTTTTTCAGATACTCTTAAG GATTTGAAAAGTTTAAGAAAACAGTTGTATTCTGCAGCAGATTATTTTGAAAGAACATATAACGAGGAAGAACAGAAAGAATT AGTCGAGGATACTTTGAAagattatgccattaaagctttgATCAATACTGTGGACCACTTAGGTTCCGTAGCATACAAGGTTAACAATTTTCTGGATGATAAGATGGTTGAAATTTCTGGGATGGACCTTCGTTTATCTTGCTTGGAACAG CGGTTGCGAACATGCCGAGAGTTTGTCAGCTTAGGGGGTCTCTCTCAGCAGTCATTAGTGTTTGAGGCACACAACAAGCACCACAAGCGGTACATCTTTCCAGTTGAGCAGACCCTGAATGATGTTGCCGAAACAATATTCGAGTTCCACCCCGATAGAATGCCTGCTAGATTAGACTTGCACCAGTTTAATAATATTG ATATTCAAGCAGTAGCAGCAGAAACCCCTTCCGAATCCATCACGGATGCATTCTACGCGTTACACTCTCCACAATCTTTGCCAAGAAAAAGCCCCCAGTTATTTACCAGCATTTCAATGAACCAAAGACAAG AGAACCGGTCAAACTCTCCTCGTCAGTTTCTGCTCCCGCGTTCTGGATCTGTTATGCAGAGATCATCATCTCCGAGCCATTCGAATGCTAAAAAACGG TGGCCGTCGGAGCCTCGGAGAACTGTTTCAATGTCCACTTCCCTAGCTGAAAGAGAGAGGGCTAAAGATATGGAGCAATATTCTAGCAAAGGCAAACGTCTCCTCAAGGCTATGCTCAGCTTGCGCAAATCCAAAAAGAATGTCACATTGCACAAATTCTTGGATGAGAATTGA
- the LOC107947178 gene encoding bidirectional sugar transporter SWEET7, translated as MVSHLVSTIRNVVGITGNVISLFLFLSPVPTFVRIWKKGSVEQYSPVPYLATLINCMVWVIYGLPLVHPDSTLVITINGAGTAIELVYLTLFLIFCHDKKKRLKVLLIALVEVVFMALVAALVLTLAHTTERRSMVVGIIAILFNIMMYASPLSVMKLVISTKSVEYMPFFLSLASFANGVAWTTYAFLPFDPFIAVPNGLGTLFSLAQLLLYATYYESTKRIIAARKETKVEVNLSEVVVNGNHDPKKTTRAT; from the exons ATGGTGTCTCACCTAGTCAGCACTATCCGAAATGTAGTTGGGATCACAG GGAACGTTATCTCTCTCTTCCTCTTCTTGTCTCCTGT GCCAACTTTTGTTCGGATTTGGAAGAAAGGGTCAGTGGAACAGTACTCCCCAGTCCCGTACCTGGCAACTTTAATCAATTGCATGGTTTGGGTCATTTATGGCCTGCCTCTGGTTCATCCCGACAGCACCCTGGTTATCACCATCAATGGTGCAGGGACCGCCATTGAGCTCGTCTATTTAACCCTCTTCTTGATCTTTTGCCATGACAAGAAAAAGAGACTCAAAGTGCTGCTGATCGCGTTGGTCGAGGTAGTTTTCATGGCCCTTGTCGCTGCTCTGGTTCTCACATTAGCTCACACCACTGAACGCCGGTCCATGGTCGTCGGAATTATCGCAATTTTGTTCAATATCATGATGTATGCTTCGCCTTTATCCGTCATg AAACTGGTGATCTCAACAAAAAGCGTAGAGTATATGCCCTTTTTTCTCTCCCTGGCTTCCTTTGCCAATGGTGTTGCATGGACTACATACGCTTTCCTCCCTTTTGACCCATTCATTGCT gTTCCAAATGGATTGGGCACATTGTTTAGCTTAGCGCAGCTGTTGTTGTATGCCACATACTATGAGTCCACAAAGAGAATAATAGCAGCAAGGAAAGAGACGAAGGTGGAAGTGAACCTATCTGAGGTGGTCGTTAATGGCAACCATGATCCCAAGAAGACCACCAGAGCAACTTAA
- the LOC107947172 gene encoding BTB/POZ domain-containing protein At3g05675 — MDLTAVAKPCSFGDKGTSDVVLRLRNSEGRPEWFYSHSSVLVSKSGFFADRLSNPGSGSCIEIHCSDSTYDHHVNLLRLLYLPTNSLLDSLDSVQSALGVLPLAIAFRCENITNCCIQYLEAVPWEDKEEEQIVKEVLKLGPVAMPILARIQPMDLSATKSVFISAVRFATSIGGSCPPFGDELKTSAQEQVEFMLGGDEDTPLVTADDEVKSVVKSGLSQVCSLFENELSSFLLVPDITAETAETRILQCLSDVEWMCNILPKMDLMKDFVCSWGEMSRKILEIVEDKKLDNAMWVLKVKLIEVTGKVLEAVGYGNVILPAPCRVQLLKTWLPYIRKIKPLLDAKADEDTDFPYKMDEDLCQSIEGAIVSLVLALPSNDQADILSDWMKTEQLKYPDLSEAFEVWCYRTKSAKRRLMEGLDRVGNTTISL; from the coding sequence AGCGGGTTCTTTGCGGATCGGCTCTCTAATCCTGGCTCGGGCTCCTGCATCGAGATTCATTGCTCGGACTCTACTTATGATCATCATGTTAACCTTTTGAGATTACTGTATCTCCCCACCAATTCACTTTTGGATTCCTTGGACTCGGTTCAATCTGCTCTCGGTGTTCTACCATTGGCAATTGCATTCCGTTGTGAAAACATTACAAACTGCTGCATCCAGTATTTGGAGGCTGTTCCTTGGGAGGATAAGGAAGAGGAACAAATTGTAAAAGAAGTCTTGAAACTGGGGCCGGTAGCAATGCCGATATTGGCGAGGATCCAACCAATGGATTTAAGTGCTACCAAGAGTGTGTTTATTTCTGCAGTTCGGTTCGCCACGTCAATAGGTGGATCTTGTCCACCCTTTGGAGACGAGCTTAAAACATCTGCACAGGAACAAGTGGAGTTCATGCTTGGAGGAGATGAAGACACCCCATTAGTTACAGCAGATGATGAAGTAAAATCAGTAGTAAAATCAGGTCTTTCCCAAGTTTGTTCATTGTTTGAAAACGAGTTGTCTTCCTTTCTTCTCGTTCCCGACATCACAGCCGAGACCGCCGAGACTAGAATTTTACAGTGCCTTTCGGATGTCGAGTGGATGTGCAACATACTCCCCAAAATGGATTTAATGAAGGACTTTGTTTGTAGTTGGGGTGAGATGTCTAGAAAGATTTTGGAGATAGTTGAAGACAAGAAACTTGATAATGCAATGTGGGTTTTGAAAGTGAAGCTTATAGAAGTGACCGGGAAAGTTCTGGAAGCTGTCGGCTATGGAAACGTGATTCTTCCTGCACCGTGTCGAGTCCAATTGCTGAAGACATGGCTACCCTATATAAGGAAGATAAAGCCTCTCCTGGACGCAAAAGCTGACGAGGATACAGATTTCCCTTACAAGATGGATGAAGACTTGTGCCAAAGTATTGAGGGGGCGATCGTTTCGTTAGTACTAGCATTGCCATCTAACGATCAAGCAGATATTCTGTCGGATTGGATGAAAACCGAGCAGCTTAAGTATCCTGACTTGAGCGAGGCATTCGAGGTATGGTGTTACAGAACCAAGTCAGCAAAGAGAAGATTAATGGAAGGCTTGGATAGAGTTGGCAATACCACTATTAGCCTTTGA
- the LOC107947173 gene encoding ORM1-like protein 3 gives MYVRAVPTTDLNKNTEWFTYPGVWTSYILMVFISWLLVLSLFGTSAGTAWTIVHLAHFFVTYHFFHWKKGTPFADDQGIYNGLTWWEQIDNGKQLTRNRKFLTVVPVVLYLIASHTTDYQNPMLFFNTLAVFVLVVAKFPNMHKVRIFGINGEH, from the exons ATGTACGTGAGAGCGGTGCCAACGACAGATCTGAACAAGAATACGGAGTGGTTCACGTACCCAGGAGTTTGGACCAGTTATATCTTGATGGTTTTCATTTCATGGCTCCTCGTTTTATCTCTCTTTGGCACCTCTGCTGGAACCGCTTGGACAATTGTTCATCTCGCGCATTTCTTT GTCACATATCACTTCTTTCACTGGAAGAAGGGAACACCGTTTGCTGATGACCAAGGTATCTACAACGGTTTGACTTGGTGGGAGCAAATAGACAATGGCAAGCAACTGACACGGAACAGGAAGTTTTTGACTGTTGTACCTGTTGTGCT GTACCTTATCGCCTCACATACAACAGATTATCAAAACCCGATGCTCTTCTTCAATACATTGGCCGTATTTGTGCTGGTGGTTGCAAAGTTCCCCAACATGCACAAGGTCCGTATATTCGGAATCAACGGTGAGCATTGA
- the LOC107947175 gene encoding methyltransferase-like protein 17, mitochondrial translates to MASLISETSQKIFTSETLRAAAKQSERCLVVPVRLRRAIKKYLREQEDPYMRRKVLRLSQSFSDIKDVNLQLVAETSKELVADPLKSMEQSQRWKIKSAYGDIGLTYRDDETVAYVASRMPAVYSACYRVLSEVRRRLPGFSPTKVLDFGAGTGSAFWAMREVWPKSVEKLNIVEPSQSMQRAGRSLVQDLKNLPLIHGYTSLQALTKEVQKSERQHDLVIASYVLGEIPSLKDRITIVRQLWNLTQDVLVLVEPGTPHGSNIISQMRSHILWMEKRKFRKAKVNKEDSKDLIDLRSGAFIVAPCPHDGRCPLEKSSKYCHFVQRLQRTTSQRAYKRSKGDPLRGFEDEKFSFIAFRRGQRPRDPWPLDGMKFETLKEQRAKRNPEDFEIDYEDLVDAEETSDMIPYEEVDPSAYDSDVMETDNIIDNDEDQEETVNANLGGGWGRIVFPPVRRGRQVHMNICRSTNPDASEGSFDHEVITQTKNPTLHLQARKSFWGDLWPSGRIVTTATS, encoded by the exons ATGGCGTCCTTAATCTCAGAAACAAGCCAAAAAATTTTCACCTCCGAGACCCTCCGTGCTGCAGCCAAACAGTCTGAACGTTGCCTCGTCGTTCCCGTTCGCCTTCGCCGTGCCATCAAGAAGTACCTCCGAG AGCAAGAGGACCCTTATATGCGAAGAAAAGTGTTGCGGTTATCTCAGTCTTTTAGCGATATTAAAGATGTGAATCTGCAACTCGTGGCTGAGACTTCAAAAGAGCTCGTTGCGGATCCTCTTAAGTCGATGGAGCAATCACAGAGATGGAAAATCAAGAGTGCTTATGGTGATATCGGTCTCACTTATAGAGATGACGAGACCGTTGCTTATGTTGCTTCCAGGATGCCCGCTGTTTACTCTGCTTGTTATAGGGTCCTTAGTGAG GTGAGGAGAAGGCTACCAGGTTTCTCTCCAACGAAAGTTTTGGATTTTGGTGCTGGTACTGGTTCAGCTTTCTG GGCAATGAGAGAAGTGTGGCCTAAATCTGTGGAGAAATTAAACATAGTGGAACCATCTCAATCTATGCAGCGTGCAGGTCGAAGTCTTGTACAAG ACCTGAAGAACTTGCCGCTTATTCATGGCTATACTAGCCTTCAAGCATTAACAAAAGAAGTTCAAAAGTCTGAGAGGCAACATGACCTTGTAATTGCT TCTTATGTGCTTGGAGAGATACCATCATTGAAGGACCGAATTACAATAGTGCGCCAACTTTGGAATCTTACACAGGATGTCCTG GTCTTAGTAGAACCAGGAACACCGCATGGATCTAATATTATATCCCAGATGCGATCTCACATATTGTGGATGGAAAAAAGA AAATTCCGTAAAGCCAAGGTGAACAAGGAAGATTCTAAGGACCTTATCGATCTTAGAAGTGGTGCATTCATTGTTGCTCCT TGCCCTCATGATGGGCGTTGTCCATTGGAGAAATCCTCGAAATACTGTCATTTTGTTCAACGTTTGCAGAGGACAACTTCACAGCGTGCATACAAG CGCTCCAAGGGTGATCCTTTACGTGGCTTTGAAGATGAAAAATTTTCTTTCATTGCTTTCAGAAGAGGACAACGACCTCG gGACCCTTGGCCTCTGGATGGTATGAAATTTGAGACTTTGAAAGAGCAGCGTGCTAAGAGAAATCCTGAAGATTTCGAGATCGACTATG AGGATCTAGTTGATGCAGAAGAAACTTCTGATATGATCCCATATGAAGAAGTGGATCCAAGTGCCTACGACTCCGATGTTATGGAAACCGATAACATCATAGATAATGACGAAGATCAAGAAGAAACCGTTAATGCTAATCTTGGTGGTGGTTGGGGAAGGATCGTCTTCCCTCCTGTTCGACGAGGCCGACAGGTTCACATGAATATTTGTCGATCAACCAATCCAGACGCCTCAGAAGGTTCATTCGACCATGAGGTTATCACACAAACTAAGAACCCAACGTTGCATCTTCAAGCCCGAAAGTCTTTCTGGGGCGACTTATGGCCCTCGGGAAGGATTGTAACAACTGCAACCTCATGA